The candidate division KSB1 bacterium DNA segment TCATTGCAGCTTATGGTGGATAGAAATCACACATGAAAAAAACCGTACTCATTTACGGCGCTTTACTGGCCGTGCTCGTTATTCTCCTCCGGGTTCTGGAATACCGCTTTTTTGTCAGAGATCTGTCGCTCGAAATTTATATAGGAATTATTGCCATTTTATTTACCTCCCTGGGTATTTGGTTTGGATTAAAGCTGATTGATAGGCAGAAGTCAAAAGCGATCTCCCAAAGCGGCTTAGATGATTTTGTAATCAATTCTGAAAAACTAAAGTCACATGGCATCAGTGACAGAGAGTTGGAAGTTTTGCAACTTATAGCCAGTGGCTTATCAAACCAGGAAATCGCCAATAAATTATTTGTGTCCCTGCACACTATAAAAACTCATTCCGCTAATTTATACAGCAAGCTCGATGTAAAACGCCGCACGCAAGCCATCCGCAAAGCACGGGAGATCAGCCACTCTGAATAATTCTTTAAATGGTGTTTGTCGAAAGCCACATCTCGACGTCTTTGCGAGGCGTTCCTTCGACGTTGCTCAGGACAAGCTTTTGCCGAAGCAATCTCAGGCCTGTTTATTGGGGGATTGCTTCGCTCGGAAACGCTCGCAAAGACGATAAACTTGAAACTTTTTTTTGTTCAATTACTCAATAAGCATAAAGAAATATTTTCCCGCCTCATACTTTAGTATGATTTTCACAAAATAGTCCTTTAGTATGATGCATAAAAGGCAGATTTTTCGTTTATTGGACCGTGCACATTATGTGCGATCCTATAAAGCAAATTAAAAGGAGGGTAACATGCGCAGATACGCTTTAATATTCGGATCCATTGCGG contains these protein-coding regions:
- a CDS encoding DNA-binding response regulator, whose translation is MKKTVLIYGALLAVLVILLRVLEYRFFVRDLSLEIYIGIIAILFTSLGIWFGLKLIDRQKSKAISQSGLDDFVINSEKLKSHGISDRELEVLQLIASGLSNQEIANKLFVSLHTIKTHSANLYSKLDVKRRTQAIRKAREISHSE